From Pyrenophora tritici-repentis strain M4 chromosome 1, whole genome shotgun sequence, the proteins below share one genomic window:
- a CDS encoding FAP multi-domain protein → MKSFVLSLMLAASAAAIPGPAFKPINRLPGVKTNPFRRANQLIPVVVGGPQVTFTPNVVQASVGDIIQFQFANGNHTVTESTGDAACTPKQGGVHSGHIPFVDGQADVGTFNMPVTTTGPMFLYCATGPHCQLGQVMIVNPADSHQLANYAKASQISGKSVDGGAVTGGSAGRIALGAAAFVPAPPEADAAPPPAAPPAAPAAPPAASSAAPAPPAAAPPASSSSAAPVPPAAAPAPA, encoded by the exons ATGAAGTCCTTTGTCCTATCCCTCATGCTAGCCGCAAGTGCTGCTGCGATCCCGGGCCCAGCGTTCAAACCCATCAACAGACTACCCGGCGTCAAAA CCAACCCCTTCCGCCGTGCCAACCAACTCATCCCCGTCGTTGTCGGCGGCCCCCAAGTAACCTTCACCCCCAACGTTGTCCAAGCTTCCGTAGGCGATATAATCCAATTCCAATTCGCGAATGGCAACCACACGGTGACTGAATCCACCGGGGACGCTGCCTGCACCCCGAAACAAGGCGGAGTACACAGTGGTCACATACCTTTTGTCGATGGCCAGGCCGACGTCGGTACCTTCAACATGCCGGTGACTACCACTGGACCAATGTTCTTGTACTGCGCAACGGGCCCGCATTGCCAGCTCGGACAAGTTATGATTGTGAACCCGGCGGATTCGCATCAGTTGGCAAATTATGCAAAGGCGAGCCAGATTAGTGGCAAGAGTGTTGATGGTGGGGCAGTGACAGGTGGTTCGGCAGGGAGGATTGCGTTGGGAGCTGCTGC CTTTGTACCTGCTCCTCCTGAGGCAGACGCTGCTCCACCTCCGGCTGCCCCTCCGGCTGCCCCCGCGGCTCCTCCTGCTGCATCTTCTGCAGCTCCTGCACCCCCTGCTGCCGCCCCtccagcttcttcttcttctgcagCTCCCGTCCCTCCAGCGGCTGCACCTGCACCTGCTTAA
- a CDS encoding MmsB, 3-hydroxyisobutyrate dehydrogenase and related beta-hydroxyacid dehydrogenase — MGYSMAKNLRAKIPAEDTLFVHDVNTAATERFSEEYPHRVTVASSVREVAENAETIITSLPAPQHVKAVFKEMLEPATLLSVGTVKKERFFIDCSTIDPKTSGEVAEAASSSGQGKFIDAPMSGGVVGAKAGTLTFMIGAQPEAVEGATRVLSMMGKRVVHLGGPGAGLKGKLANNYLLALNNIATAEAMSMGVKWGLDPKALAGMINTATGKCWPSEVNNPVPGVIETSPASRGYEGGFGISLANKDLKLALQAAADAKVKLALGEPARALYDAAEQADNCKGKDFSVVYRYLGGKE; from the exons ATGG GCTACTCCATGGCTAAAAACCTACGAGCAAAGATTCCAGCTGAGGACACCCTCTTCGTGCACGACGTCAACACCGCTGCCACTGAGAGGTTCAGCGAAGAATATCCACATAGAGTGACCGTCGCGAGCAGTGTACGAGAAGTCGCAGAGAACGCT GAAACAATCATTACTTCGttgccagctccacagcaTGTCAAGGCTGTTTTCAAGGAGATGCTGGAGCCAGCCACTCTTCTCAGTGTGGGAACCGTCAAGAAGGAGCGATTCTTCATCGATTGTTCGACCATCGACCCCAAGACCTCTGGTGAAGTGGCGGAAGCCGCTAGCTCATCTGGTCAAGGCAAGTTCATCGATGCACCCATGTCGGGTGGTGTTGTTGGTGCAAAGGCTGGTACCCTCACGTTTATGATCGGTGCACAGCCCGAGGCAGTCGAGGGGGCGACGCGAGTGCTTTCTATGATGGGCAAGAGAGTTGTGCATCTTGGCGGACCCGGTGCCGGTCTCAAAGGGAAGTTGGCGAACAACTACTTGCTCGCTCTCAACAACATCGCTACAGCAGAAGCTATGAGTATGGGGGTCAAATGGGGCCTCGACCCCAAGGCGTTGGCCGGCATGATCAACACAGCTACGGGCAAGTGCTGGCCCAGCGAGGTGAACAATCCCGTCCCCGGCGTCATCGAGACTTCGCCGGCGAGCAGAGGGTACGAGGGAGGTTTCGGAATATCGCTTGCCAATAAGGACTTGAAGCTCGCACTACAGGCTGCTGCTGATGCCAAGGTTAAACTCGCGCTGGGAGAGCCTGCAAGAGCGCTCTACGATGCTGCGGAGCAGGCGGACAACTGCAAAGGAAAGGACTTTTCGGTCGTATACCGATACCTAGGCGGTAAAGAGTAG
- a CDS encoding Pmp3 domain containing protein, which produces MCGSDCFLMLLSVLFPPIGVWVKKGICSADSLINIALCCLAFLPGLLHAWYVILQNPDPYDSYQHVADGERGGRGDGRTTYYVITHEQPARGPANYGTVGSQPSNGQFPGQQSGVTNSFVQPKGHKSAKSSASAAPGPSNQGGEGSSSQPEGPPPTYADVIKGDHKVQD; this is translated from the exons ATGTGTGGCTCCGACTGCTTCTTGATGCTTCTCAGCGTCCTG TTCCCACCCATAGGTGTATGGGTGAAGAAAGGAATCTGCAGCGCCGACTCGCTCATCAACATTGCGCTTTGCTGTCTCGCCTTCCTTCCAGGCCTCCTGCACGCCTGGTACGTTATCCTCCAGAACCCGGACCCATACGACTCGTACCAGCACGTAGCCGACGGCGAGCGCGGTGGACGCGGCGACGGACGAACTACATACTACGTTATTACACACGAGCAGCCAGCTCGCGGTCCGGCCAACTACGGCACCGTAGGCAGCCAGCCGAGCAATGGACAGTTTCCTGGACAGCAGAGTGGCGTAACGAACAGCTTCGTACAGCCAAAGGGCCACAAGTCGGCAAAGAGCAGTGCATCGGCTGCGCCAGGTCCATCAAACCAGGGTGGCGAGGGCAGTTCAAGCCAACCCGAAGGTCCGCCTCCAACCTACGCCGATGTCATCAAGGGCGACCATAAGGTGCAAGATTGA